In the Nicotiana tabacum cultivar K326 chromosome 16, ASM71507v2, whole genome shotgun sequence genome, one interval contains:
- the LOC107805569 gene encoding F-box protein AUF2-like → MEFELDHSDGFDRIPDPLINLIFNQISDIKTLIRCRSVSKRFNSLVPQADSLLLRVDRVISATDSDDEDDSFFIAFLRSIIKSLHHLVSPSKPLPNPTRSQNSPAQILREFEKIRNLEIELPSGDLRLEKGTTIKWKAEFGKTLKNCVILGFRGGEGGGGEAELGGGGGGGAGGGLKMRVVWTISALIAASARHYMMMEVVNEHKELENLVIKDREDEGKVVMDKKGLRECRESQGEGEEAEVNSATSGNGVGVWWRCNRTTVPAVRMRMRHEARMELSDGTKMVGATLVIVRPINQGNGERSEVEEQNGDVGLALAAFGDDAVYGEAVERLLKSRSYILEMNSF, encoded by the coding sequence ATGGAGTTCGAATTGGATCACTCTGACGGGTTCGATCGGATACCCGACCCGCTTATCAACCTAATCTTCAACCAAATCTCCGACATCAAAACCCTAATCCGATGTCGCTCCGTTTCCAAACGGTTCAACTCTTTGGTTCCTCAAGCCGATTCGCTCCTCCTCCGGGTCGACCGGGTTATCTCCGCCACCGATTCCGACGATGAAGACGATTCCTTCTTCATTGCTTTCCTCAGATCCATCATCAAATCCCTTCACCATCTCGTTTCCCCAAGCAAGCCTCTCCCAAACCCGACCCGATCACAAAACTCACCCGCCCAGATCCTGCGCGAGTTCGAGAAGATCCGGAATCTTGAAATCGAGCTGCCGTCCGGCGATCTCCGATTAGAGAAAGGCACGACAATTAAGTGGAAGGCAGAGTTTGGGAAAACCCTAAAGAACTGCGTGATTTTAGGGTTTCGTGGTGGGGAAGGTGGCGGAGGAGAGGCAGAGTTAggcggaggaggaggaggaggagctgGGGGAGGTTTGAAAATGAGGGTAGTTTGGACAATTAGCGCGTTGATAGCAGCATCAGCAAGGCATTACATGATGATGGAAGTCGTAAACGAGCACAAGGAGCTGGAGAATTTGGTGATCAAAGACAGAGAAGATGAAGGCAAAGTAGTGATGGATAAGAAAGGATTGAGAGAATGTAGAGAGAGCCAAGGCGAAGGCGAAGAAGCGGAGGTGAATAGTGCTACCAGTGGGAATGGCGTTGGTGTTTGGTGGCGGTGCAATCGTACGACTGTGCCAGCTGTACGAATGAGGATGAGGCACGAAGCTAGAATGGAACTCTCCGATGGCACGAAAATGGTAGGAGCAACATTGGTGATTGTGAGGCCAATTAATCAGGGTAATGGTGAGAGGAGTGAGGTAGAGGAACAAAATGGAGATGTAGGATTGGCATTAGCGGCATTTGGGGATGATGCAGTGTATGGAGAAGCCGTGGAGAGGTTGCTCAAGAGTAGAAGTTATATCCTGGAGATGAATTCCTTTTAG